A window of Rhododendron vialii isolate Sample 1 chromosome 11a, ASM3025357v1 contains these coding sequences:
- the LOC131306719 gene encoding transcription factor MYBS3-like: MGKKCSHCGNIGHNSRTCTTHKGSLVNGLKLFGVQLIDMSSSSSSSTDFISMKMKKSLSMDWLLSASSTPSSPSSSSFASNSQVSLNDNSNKMPNGYLSDSVVGRTLERKKGVPWSEEEHLIFLEGLEKLGKGDWRGISRNFVTTRTPTQVASHAQKYFLRQNSLSTRKTRPSLFDLVTRKEELVLQSHASSISLGFWQKKQACRATYQPSSIPVWLHGSCESQYYIANSSLAKSSVHSVAVPDLELTLAASRPIMNPSQYSCTFGLSY; this comes from the exons ATGGGcaaaaaatgctcacattgtGGGAATATTGGACATAACTCAAGGACATGCACCACTCACAAAGGAAGCCTTGTTAATGGGTTGAAGCTATTTGGGGTGCAACTAATTGACatgtcgtcttcttcttcttcttcaactgATTTTATTTCCATGAAAATGAAGAAGAGTTTGAGTATGGATTGGTTATTATCAGCTTCATCAAcaccatcttctccttcttcttcctcttttgcaTCTAACTCGCAGGTTTCCCTGAATGATAATTCAAACAAGATGCCTAATGGGTATCTCTCTGACAGCGTTGTGGGGCGAACTCTGGAGAGGAAGAAAG GGGTGCCATGGAGTGAAGAGGAGCACCTAATATTTTTGGAAGGGCTTGAGAAACTTGGCAAAGGCGACTGGAGGGGCATTTCCAGGAACTTTGTCACCACAAGAACTCCAACCCAAGTAGCCAGTCACGCCCAGAAATACTTTCTCAGGCAAAATTCTCTCTCGACGAGAAAAACCCGTCCCAGCCTCTTCGATTTG GTCACGAGGAAGGAAGAACTGGTCCTGCAGTCTCATGCATCTTCAATTTCTCTGGGCttttggcaaaagaaacaaGCTTGCAGGGCCACCTACCAACCTTCATCAATTCCTGTTTGGCTACATGGGTCATGTGAATCTCAGTACTATATTGCTAATTCCAGTTTGGCAAAGTCCTCTGTTCACAGTGTAGCAGTACCTGATCTGGAGCTTACTCTTGCAGCCTCAAGGCCAATCATGAACCCGAGTCAATATTCATGTACTTTTGGTTTGAGCTATTAG
- the LOC131306720 gene encoding homeobox protein ATH1-like isoform X1 has translation MTENEALNATMGMGYHNYSVIDGEFSHATSVSLPQSNSLVLNNQNYVMADFPVLLQGQPMNNLPSGYMTSNPIDLVHPDALILSDKPIEMNKITDPSLRSSRPISNTDDDQEQFLGGIVNPLELLEGSSSKNHFSDSLKFAFATSVNCGYDGILGSINNEWDFDKFLPYSDTAVEFSEREEFHPLQLVGNGTPNCWTPSDTANLTLDNSSGSSKSSNELCLSLATFKPSVIHRTSIQDNCSEIGCSGVTHSRSDQKHFGSEMSCNSNGSHRPVQHLEFLSESRYLRVIQEILAEIASCSFSATCLSDRGYALMSSDGDGKCEVQNDLGLQQSEVETKKKQLLALLQMVDEQYTRCLDEIHSVISLFHAATELDPHIHACFALQTVSSFYKNLRERISNQILAIGGYFNTGGTREEDQERSFEMSFVQKQWALQQLRRKDHPLWRPQRGLPERSVSVLRTWMFQNFLHPYPKDAEKHLLAVKSGLTKSQVSNWFINARVRLWKPMIDEMYAEMSRRKGRTIDEETDTSHRSQLSIDRRRFCMN, from the exons ATGACCGAGAATGAAGCACTCAACGCGACAATGGGTATGGGATATCACAACTACAGTGTTATCGATGGGGAGTTCTCCCACGCGACCTCAGTTTCCCTTCCTCAGTCCAACTCACTtgttttgaataaccaaaactatgTAATGGCTGATTTCCCTGTGCTTTTGCAAGGCCAGCCCATGAACAATCTCCCTAGTGGTTACATGACATCGAATCCCATTGACCTTGTTCATCCCGATGCATTGATTCTTAGTGATAAGCCCATTGAAATGAACAAGATTACAGATCCTTCACTGAGAAGTTCCCGACCAATTAGTAACACAGACGATGATCAAGAGCAATTCCTTGGTGGAATTGTAAATCCTCTGGAGCTTTTGGAAGGTTCTAGTTCAAAAAATCACTTCTCAGACTCCTTAAAGTTTGCATTCGCAACTTCTGTGAACTGTGGATACGACGGAATACTTGGCAGTATCAACAACGAATGGGATTTCGACAAGTTTCTTCCTTATTCAGACACTGCTGTGGAATTTTCGGAGAGAGAAGAGTTTCATCCACTTCAATTAGTAGGAAATGGTACTCCCAATTGTTGGACTCCATCAGACACTGCTAATTTGACCTTAGATAATTCTTCTGGCTCCTCAAAATCTAGTAATGAGCTTTGTCTAAGTCTTGCCACGTTCAAGCCTTCTGTAATTCATAGAACTAGTATTCAAGATAACTGCTCAGAAATAGGCTGTTCTGGTGTTACTCACAGTCGTTCTGATCAAAAGCACTTTGGCTCAGAAATGTCTTGCAACAGCAATGGTTCTCATAGACCGGTCCAACATTTGGAGTTTTTATCTGAATCTAGATATCTTCGTGTAATTCAAGAAATACTTGCAGAAATTGCGAGCTGTTCATTCTCTGCAACTTGCCTTTCTGATAGAGGCTATGCACTGATGAGTTCTGATGGAGATGGTAAATGTGAAGTTCAAAATGACCTTGGCTTACAACAATCGGAAGTTGAAACGAAGAAAAAACAGTTATTGGCTCTCCTTCAAATG GTTGATGAGCAATACACCCGATGCTTGGACGAAATTCACTCAGTAATATCCTTATTTCATGCTGCAACTGAGTTGGATCCCCACATACATGCCTGTTTTGCCTTACAAACAGTTTCCTCCTTTTATAAGAACCTGAGGGAGAGGATTAGCAATCAAATCCTCGCAATCGGGGGATATTTCAACACAGGAGGCACTAGGGAAGAAGATCAAGAGAGATCGTTTGAGATGTCTTTCGTTCAGAAGCAATGGGCTCTTCAGCAGCTACGGAGAAAAGATCATCCATTATGGAGGCCCCAGAGAGGCTTGCCTGAAAGATCTGTCTCAGTTTTGCGAACATGGATGTTTCAGAATTTTCTTCATCC GTATCCTAAAGATGCAGAGAAGCATTTGCTTGCAGTGAAAAGTGGCTTGACAAAGAGCCAG GTATCCAATTGGTTTATAAATGCTCGAGTTCGACTCTGGAAGCCAATGATTGATGAAATGTACGCAGAGATGAGTAGAAGAAAAGGGAGAACGATCGATGAAGAAACAGACACCAGTCATAGAAGTCAGTTGAGCATCGACCGTCGAAGATTTTGTATGAATTGA
- the LOC131306720 gene encoding homeobox protein ATH1-like isoform X2 has product MTENEALNATMGMGYHNYSVIDGEFSHATSVSLPQSNSLVLNNQNYVMADFPVLLQGQPMNNLPSGYMTSNPIDLVHPDALILSDKPIEMNKITDPSLRSSRPISNTDDDQEQFLGGIVNPLELLEGSSSKNHFSDSLKFAFATSVNCGYDGILGSINNEWDFDKFLPYSDTAVEFSEREEFHPLQLVGNGTPNCWTPSDTANLTLDNSSGSSKSSNELCLSLATFKPSVIHRTSIQDNCSEIGCSGVTHSRSDQKHFGSEMSCNSNGSHRPVQHLEFLSESRYLRVIQEILAEIASCSFSATCLSDRGYALMSSDGDGKCEVQNDLGLQQSEVETKKKQLLALLQMVDEQYTRCLDEIHSNLRERISNQILAIGGYFNTGGTREEDQERSFEMSFVQKQWALQQLRRKDHPLWRPQRGLPERSVSVLRTWMFQNFLHPYPKDAEKHLLAVKSGLTKSQVSNWFINARVRLWKPMIDEMYAEMSRRKGRTIDEETDTSHRSQLSIDRRRFCMN; this is encoded by the exons ATGACCGAGAATGAAGCACTCAACGCGACAATGGGTATGGGATATCACAACTACAGTGTTATCGATGGGGAGTTCTCCCACGCGACCTCAGTTTCCCTTCCTCAGTCCAACTCACTtgttttgaataaccaaaactatgTAATGGCTGATTTCCCTGTGCTTTTGCAAGGCCAGCCCATGAACAATCTCCCTAGTGGTTACATGACATCGAATCCCATTGACCTTGTTCATCCCGATGCATTGATTCTTAGTGATAAGCCCATTGAAATGAACAAGATTACAGATCCTTCACTGAGAAGTTCCCGACCAATTAGTAACACAGACGATGATCAAGAGCAATTCCTTGGTGGAATTGTAAATCCTCTGGAGCTTTTGGAAGGTTCTAGTTCAAAAAATCACTTCTCAGACTCCTTAAAGTTTGCATTCGCAACTTCTGTGAACTGTGGATACGACGGAATACTTGGCAGTATCAACAACGAATGGGATTTCGACAAGTTTCTTCCTTATTCAGACACTGCTGTGGAATTTTCGGAGAGAGAAGAGTTTCATCCACTTCAATTAGTAGGAAATGGTACTCCCAATTGTTGGACTCCATCAGACACTGCTAATTTGACCTTAGATAATTCTTCTGGCTCCTCAAAATCTAGTAATGAGCTTTGTCTAAGTCTTGCCACGTTCAAGCCTTCTGTAATTCATAGAACTAGTATTCAAGATAACTGCTCAGAAATAGGCTGTTCTGGTGTTACTCACAGTCGTTCTGATCAAAAGCACTTTGGCTCAGAAATGTCTTGCAACAGCAATGGTTCTCATAGACCGGTCCAACATTTGGAGTTTTTATCTGAATCTAGATATCTTCGTGTAATTCAAGAAATACTTGCAGAAATTGCGAGCTGTTCATTCTCTGCAACTTGCCTTTCTGATAGAGGCTATGCACTGATGAGTTCTGATGGAGATGGTAAATGTGAAGTTCAAAATGACCTTGGCTTACAACAATCGGAAGTTGAAACGAAGAAAAAACAGTTATTGGCTCTCCTTCAAATG GTTGATGAGCAATACACCCGATGCTTGGACGAAATTCACTCA AACCTGAGGGAGAGGATTAGCAATCAAATCCTCGCAATCGGGGGATATTTCAACACAGGAGGCACTAGGGAAGAAGATCAAGAGAGATCGTTTGAGATGTCTTTCGTTCAGAAGCAATGGGCTCTTCAGCAGCTACGGAGAAAAGATCATCCATTATGGAGGCCCCAGAGAGGCTTGCCTGAAAGATCTGTCTCAGTTTTGCGAACATGGATGTTTCAGAATTTTCTTCATCC GTATCCTAAAGATGCAGAGAAGCATTTGCTTGCAGTGAAAAGTGGCTTGACAAAGAGCCAG GTATCCAATTGGTTTATAAATGCTCGAGTTCGACTCTGGAAGCCAATGATTGATGAAATGTACGCAGAGATGAGTAGAAGAAAAGGGAGAACGATCGATGAAGAAACAGACACCAGTCATAGAAGTCAGTTGAGCATCGACCGTCGAAGATTTTGTATGAATTGA
- the LOC131306721 gene encoding protein NDL2-like → MADSSDSVSIDVEAISLGRKEYLVKTGCGLVSVLVCGDPDKPALVTYPDLALNHMSCFQGLFFCPEAFSLLLHNFCIYHISPPGHELGAAILNPDDPVLSAEDLADQIAEVLDYFGLGAVMCMGVTAGAYILTLFAMKYTQRTLGLILISPLCKAPSWTEWLYNKVMSNLIYFYGMCSLVKDLLLMRYFSKEVRGSLQVPESDIVQACRRLLDERQGPNVLQFLEAINGRPDITEGLKRLKCRSLIIVGENSPFHSEALHMTSKLDRRFSALVEVQACGSIVTEEQPHAMLIPLEYFLMGFGFYRPSQFNVSPRSPLSPTSISPELFSPESMGLKLKPIKTRMSVQV, encoded by the exons GAGTACCTCGTAAAAACTGGCTGTGGTCTCGTATCTGTTCTTGTCTGTGGAGATCCGGATAAGCCAGCTCTTGTTACTTATCCAGATTTAGCATTGAATC ATATGTCCTGCTTTCAAGGGTTATTCTTTTGTCCAGAAGCATTTTCCTTGCTGCTCCACAACTTCTGCATCTACCATATAAGTCCTCCTGGGCATGAG TTGGGTGCGGCTATACTTAATCCTGATGACCCGGTGCTATCCGCGGAAGACTTAGCAGATCAGATTGCAGAGGTTCTCGACTATTTTGG ACTCGGTGCAGTGATGTGTATGGGGGTGACTGCTGGAGCTTACATCTTAACTTTATTTGCG ATGAAATATACACAACGTACTCTTGGTCTGATACTCATCTCTCCTCTATGCAAAGCACCATCATGGACAGAATGGCTGTACAATAAG GTGATGTCAAATTTAATTTACTTCTATGGCATGTGTAGTTTGGTGAAGGATTTATTGCTGATGCGGTACTTCAGCAAG GAAGTTCGTGGTAGTTTGCAAGTACCAGAATCAGATATAGTTCAAGCATGCAGAAGA CTACTGGATGAAAGGCAGGGTCCAAATGTTTTGCAGTTTCTTGAAGCTATTAATGG GAGACCGGACATTACTGAAGGACTCAAGAGACTAAAGTGCCGGTCTCTAATTATTGTTGGGGAGAACTCTCCTTTCCATTCAGAGGCTCTACACATGACTTCAAAGCTAGATAGAAGATTCAGTGCGTTAGTTGAG GTTCAGGCATGTGGATCAATAGTGACGGAGGAGCAGCCCCATGCCATGTTGATACCATTGGAATACTTCCTCATGGGATTTGGCTTCTACCGGCCCTCTCAGTTCAACGTCAGCCCAAGAAGCCCATTGAGCCCGACATCCATTTCGCCGGAGCTTTTCTCACCAGAGAGCATGGGCTTGAAGTTAAAACCGATAAAAACGCGAATGTCGGTTCAGGTTTGA